Proteins encoded in a region of the Podarcis muralis chromosome 6, rPodMur119.hap1.1, whole genome shotgun sequence genome:
- the LOC144327938 gene encoding uncharacterized protein LOC144327938, which translates to MRATVGRAGPFSPSLPSAPRGEEARSERTRRVAMASRPSQQQQQQPSSSQRKRRAQLLPAQGRRRALQCRRRQRRSASAGSAARTGWVGERSCSGALPHLSIFTHGHTQALMCVGSANQDRVVENMTVEDFPEKFLWED; encoded by the exons ATGCGAGCCACCGTTGGGCGGGCCGGGCCCTTCAGTCCCTCCCTGCCCAGCGCGCCACGAGGAGAGGAGGCGCGCAGTGAGCGCACGCGGAGAGTTGCTATGGCGAGCCGAccatcgcagcagcagcagcaacagccgtCGAGCTCGCAGCGCAAGCGGCGCGCTCAGCTCCTCCCAGCGCAAGGCAGACGCCGGGCCTTGCAGTGCCGCCGGCGGCAGAGAAGGTCAGCGAGCGCGGGCTCTGCTGCTAGGACCGGGTGGGTGGGCGAGCGGAGTTGCTCCGGCGCGCTCCCACATCTCTCCATCTTTACGCACGGGCACACCCAGGCG TTAATGTGTGTTGGATCAGCAAACCAGGATCGAGTGGTGGAGAACATGACCGTGGAAG ATTTTCCTGAAAAGTTTCTGTGGGAAGATTAA